In one Mucilaginibacter ginsenosidivorax genomic region, the following are encoded:
- a CDS encoding OmpA family protein has protein sequence MKSLKIKVATLSLALATVGILGSGCNSLTKTQKGAAIGAGAGGTVGAFIGKAAGNTALGAIIGGAVGGTAGAFIGRNMDRQAAEIKQTVPGATVTREGEGILVKFDSGILFDTDKSALKAEAQSNLQKLAVSLQNNPETNILIVGHTDNTGSDAHNMDLSIQRAQSVKSYIAAQNVPASRLQTSGKGETEPIADNTTVDGRAKNRRVEIVIVANSTMKDQAKQSAQ, from the coding sequence ATGAAATCTTTAAAAATCAAGGTAGCAACTTTAAGTTTAGCATTGGCTACAGTTGGAATATTAGGCTCGGGCTGTAATTCATTAACTAAAACACAAAAAGGAGCTGCCATTGGCGCAGGTGCCGGTGGTACTGTAGGCGCTTTTATTGGCAAGGCTGCAGGTAACACTGCTTTGGGTGCTATTATTGGTGGCGCCGTGGGTGGTACAGCAGGTGCATTTATTGGCCGGAATATGGACAGGCAAGCTGCCGAAATTAAGCAAACTGTGCCTGGCGCTACTGTAACCCGCGAGGGTGAAGGTATACTGGTGAAATTCGACTCGGGTATTTTGTTTGATACCGATAAATCTGCCTTAAAAGCAGAAGCACAAAGCAATTTGCAAAAGCTGGCGGTATCGCTTCAAAACAACCCCGAAACCAATATTTTAATTGTTGGCCATACTGATAATACAGGAAGTGACGCGCACAATATGGATTTATCAATACAAAGGGCACAATCTGTAAAATCGTACATCGCTGCTCAAAATGTTCCCGCATCACGTTTACAAACCTCGGGCAAGGGCGAAACCGAACCAATTGCCGACAATACTACAGTAGATGGCCGTGCAAAAAACCGCCGGGTAGAAATTGTAATTGTTGCCAACTCAACCATGAAAGACCAGGCTAAACAGTCGGCTCAATAA
- a CDS encoding sensor histidine kinase has translation MKLRTKLTLFNAISKLVIVILFVLLVPVLIKNISSSYVDSKLIKQKNKLLQIVKSQGIETYIVNGEGYGSYLPLKDEYISLDEVDSKYFLDTIQRGKRLFSEGDTLEYRILSHTFKVKNKNYLLEIGKSVDTLDETSVPLQNLAFEVLLGMILLTVLADQVYSNYVLKPLRIIIKTKLVGQKFPNFQSYRKVRTTTSDFEHLDLSIHKMIETIADKFHREREFISNASHELMTPISILQSKIENMFEEEDINDELKVRLLEMQKILNRLKSITKTLLLISQIENEQFLKEDRVLVAELLQDVYDEISIRLQDKNISYEISIPDNWYMVNINKFLLFNLFFNLINNAIKYNREGGSIRVAAVAVHDKFLISITDTGIGIDADAIPLIFNRFKKFRQSLQQDSFGLGLPIVKSIAGFHDIEIDVVSEKNVGSTFKLIFPATLIIVS, from the coding sequence TTGAAATTAAGGACAAAACTTACGCTTTTTAACGCCATATCAAAATTGGTGATTGTGATACTGTTTGTATTGCTGGTACCCGTATTGATAAAAAACATAAGTAGCAGCTATGTTGATAGCAAGCTGATAAAGCAAAAAAACAAGCTGCTGCAAATTGTAAAAAGCCAGGGTATTGAAACCTATATTGTAAACGGCGAAGGGTATGGTAGCTACCTGCCCCTTAAAGATGAATACATTAGTCTTGACGAAGTTGACTCCAAGTATTTTTTAGATACCATCCAACGCGGTAAACGCCTTTTTAGCGAAGGCGATACATTGGAGTATCGCATATTGAGCCATACCTTTAAGGTTAAAAACAAAAACTACCTGCTGGAGATTGGAAAAAGTGTAGATACGCTTGACGAAACCAGTGTCCCGCTGCAAAACCTGGCCTTCGAGGTATTGTTAGGTATGATATTGCTTACTGTACTTGCCGACCAGGTTTATTCCAATTACGTACTTAAGCCCTTGCGTATTATAATAAAAACCAAGTTGGTAGGTCAAAAGTTTCCCAATTTTCAGTCGTACCGCAAAGTGCGCACTACAACATCTGATTTTGAGCATCTTGATCTGAGCATCCATAAAATGATTGAGACTATTGCCGATAAATTTCACCGGGAGCGTGAGTTTATTTCCAATGCATCGCATGAGTTGATGACGCCTATATCTATCCTTCAATCAAAAATTGAAAACATGTTTGAGGAAGAGGATATCAATGACGAACTAAAGGTGCGTTTGCTGGAGATGCAGAAGATCCTTAACCGGCTTAAAAGTATCACCAAAACACTGCTGCTGATATCACAGATTGAAAATGAGCAGTTTTTAAAAGAGGACAGGGTTTTAGTTGCCGAACTGCTGCAAGATGTTTATGACGAAATCTCCATCCGCCTGCAAGATAAAAACATCAGTTACGAAATTTCAATCCCGGATAACTGGTACATGGTTAATATCAACAAATTCTTGTTATTTAACTTGTTTTTCAACCTGATTAACAACGCCATAAAATATAACCGCGAAGGCGGTAGTATCCGGGTTGCCGCTGTGGCTGTTCACGACAAATTTTTAATCAGTATAACCGACACGGGCATAGGTATTGATGCCGACGCCATTCCTCTTATATTTAACCGCTTTAAAAAATTTCGCCAGTCATTACAGCAGGACAGCTTTGGCCTTGGCCTGCCTATTGTAAAATCAATAGCCGGATTCCATGATATCGAAATTGATGTGGTATCAGAAAAAAATGTGGGCAGTACCTTCAAACTTATCTTCCCTGCTACTTTAATCATAGTTAGCTAA
- a CDS encoding response regulator transcription factor: MNVLIIEDEKALAHELEIFLTNYNYICEVCYDGASASEKIAVNLYDFILIDLGLPDYDGLDLLKEVKKQGLDAACIILTARTEINDRIKGLDLGADDYLPKPFSLLELQSRMQAIIRRKFGVKNNIIDLDGFLIDLTNRTISYGTSMVNTITKKEFDLIAYLILHKNRTLTRMQLSEHIWGSVVNNDYDSNYIDAHIKNIRKKLNAFASPDWLETVRGLGYKVKINA, encoded by the coding sequence ATGAATGTTTTGATCATCGAAGACGAAAAAGCGCTTGCACACGAGCTGGAAATATTCCTGACAAATTATAATTACATCTGCGAGGTTTGTTATGACGGGGCTTCGGCATCAGAAAAAATTGCTGTCAATTTATACGATTTTATCCTGATTGACCTCGGCTTACCGGATTACGATGGTCTTGACCTGTTAAAAGAGGTAAAAAAACAAGGTTTAGACGCCGCATGTATTATACTAACTGCCCGTACCGAGATTAATGACCGCATTAAAGGGCTTGATTTGGGCGCCGATGATTACCTGCCCAAGCCGTTTTCGTTACTTGAACTGCAAAGCAGGATGCAGGCCATCATTCGCCGTAAGTTTGGGGTAAAAAATAACATTATTGACCTTGATGGTTTCCTGATTGATTTAACCAACCGCACCATTTCATATGGCACCAGCATGGTTAACACCATTACCAAAAAAGAATTTGACCTGATTGCTTACCTCATTCTGCATAAAAACCGCACGCTTACCAGGATGCAGTTAAGCGAACATATTTGGGGTAGTGTGGTTAATAATGATTACGACTCCAATTACATAGACGCACACATTAAAAATATCCGGAAAAAGTTAAATGCATTTGCATCGCCCGATTGGTTGGAGACCGTGCGCGGGTTGGGCTATAAAGTAAAGATAAACGCCTGA
- a CDS encoding FAD:protein FMN transferase has product MLAVKTLSNNLTTYKRNVHAMGDKFEISVVGNDPLLANEQIEIAIDEINRVEKLLSAFGDHSNIKQINREAGVAPVKANGEIFRLISRALQISELTHGAFDITYFTGNTGNDTSSVENVTVKTAPYSVMQTNYQNVVLDATRQTIFLKEKGMRIGFGANSKGYAADRAKFVLQMNGVTSGVINSGGDLLTWGTQPNNKPWTVGTADPEQRKQPFAHLNISNMAFATSVNAEKYASISKKKFQSIANTNKGFPVSEIKSVSILSPTAELADAMASPMISIGINAGMYLINQLNQIACVIVDDQNRVYTSKGVSI; this is encoded by the coding sequence ATGCTGGCAGTAAAAACTTTAAGTAACAATTTAACCACCTACAAACGCAATGTACACGCTATGGGTGATAAATTTGAGATTAGTGTGGTTGGGAATGACCCTTTATTGGCCAATGAACAAATAGAAATTGCTATCGACGAGATAAACCGGGTTGAAAAACTACTTTCGGCTTTTGGCGATCACAGCAATATTAAACAAATTAACCGTGAAGCCGGTGTAGCGCCCGTAAAGGCTAATGGCGAAATTTTCAGGTTAATTAGCCGCGCTTTACAGATATCTGAACTTACACACGGCGCTTTTGATATTACCTATTTTACCGGCAATACCGGCAACGATACATCTTCGGTTGAAAACGTGACTGTTAAAACGGCCCCTTACTCAGTAATGCAAACCAACTATCAAAATGTTGTACTTGATGCCACCAGGCAAACTATCTTTTTAAAAGAAAAAGGTATGCGTATTGGCTTCGGCGCCAACAGTAAAGGCTATGCTGCCGATAGGGCAAAGTTTGTTTTACAAATGAATGGTGTTACCAGCGGCGTTATCAATTCAGGCGGCGACCTGTTAACCTGGGGTACGCAACCCAACAACAAACCATGGACGGTAGGCACTGCCGACCCTGAACAAAGGAAACAACCTTTCGCTCATCTTAACATCAGCAATATGGCTTTTGCTACATCGGTAAATGCCGAAAAATATGCCAGCATCAGCAAGAAAAAATTTCAAAGTATTGCCAATACCAATAAAGGTTTCCCGGTAAGCGAAATTAAAAGTGTAAGCATACTTAGCCCCACTGCCGAACTGGCCGATGCTATGGCATCCCCTATGATAAGCATTGGCATTAACGCCGGTATGTACTTAATTAACCAGCTAAACCAAATTGCCTGTGTTATTGTTGACGATCAGAACCGTGTTTACACTTCAAAAGGCGTTAGTATATAA